The following coding sequences are from one Triticum dicoccoides isolate Atlit2015 ecotype Zavitan chromosome 4A, WEW_v2.0, whole genome shotgun sequence window:
- the LOC119288295 gene encoding uncharacterized protein LOC119288295, with protein sequence MAGQHSLNYSSWSAGSSFANTAVQQALVYPSPATSAASSLVSAARVQQARYYSAGAVVIDEETVQVLITGVAKCNSVASKCLAEIHTVQDLQIITLIVILSGIAGAWYVGQQVIDRGSEILGQVQKHAPEILGAVCDEMVYQLKIPFLGSGRRLVLQDHWFNDPEKSLTRYEQRMRREAARQEMDRLRLEEFNRAQEEKKREAAQMYEQSLARKRVNDQLLKDKLREERIRQLTGQ encoded by the exons ATGGCTGGCCAGCAC TCACTTAACTACTCAAGCTGGAGTGCCGGAAGCAGCTTTGCCAACACTGCTGTTCAGCAG GCGCTTGTGTACCCAAGCCCAGCCACCAGTGCGGCAAGCAGCCTCGTTAGCGCTGCTCGTGTTCAGCAG GCACGGTACTACTCAGCCGGTGCTGTGGTGATCGACGAGGAGACTGTCCAAGTGCTAATCACCGGGGTGGCCAAGTGTAATTCAGTGGCAAGCAAATGCCTTGCGGAGATCCATACGGTGCAGGATCTGCAAATCATCACCCTCATTGTCATTTTGTCTGGTATTGCGGGGGCCTGGTATGTTGGACAGCAAGTAATTGATCGAGGGTCTGAGATCCTGGGCCAGGTGCAAAAGCATGCCCCGGAAATCTTGGGCGCCGTCTGCGACGAGATGGTGTACCAGCTGAAGATACCCTTCCTTGGCAGCGGGAGGCGCCTCGTCTTGCAAGACCATTGGTTCAATGACCCGGAGAAGTCGCTGACGAGGTACGAGCAGAGGATGAGGCGTGAGGCTGCGAGGCAAGAGATGGACCGGCTTCGACTCGAGGAATTCAATCGCGCCCAGGAGGAGAAGAAGCGCGAGGCTGCGCAAATGTACGAgcagtccttggcaaggaaacgagtcAACGACCAGCTGCTCAAGGACAAGCTTCGTGAGGAGAGGATACGGCAGTTGACGGGACAGTAG